The Longimicrobiaceae bacterium DNA window GCGCCGCGGATCGGCGTTGGCGCGGACGACCAGCGTGCGCACGTCGGACGTGCCGTCGCCCACCACGTGCGCGGGCACGCGCTCGGCGCACGCCACCGCCCGGCCGCCCACGACGAGCACGCGGTGGTCGCGCCCGACGGCGAAGCGCTCGACGACGACGATCGGCGCGCCGCGCGCCGCCGCGACGGCGGCGGCGAAGGCGCGCCGCACCCCGTCGGCGTCGTCGACGCGGGCGGAGATCCCCTCGCCGTGGCTGGCGTCGAGCGGCTTGAGGAGCACGGGATAGCCGACCTCCCCGGCCAGGGCGACCGCGTCGTCCACGGTGCGCGCGACACCGCCGCTCGGGACCGGAAGCCCCACGCGCTCGAGCACGCGCTTGGTGTCGTCCTTGTCCTGCGCGATCTCGACGGCGATGGCGCTGGTGTAGTCGCTCATCGCCGCCTGGATGCGGCGCAGGTTCTTCCCCAGGCCCAGCTGGACGAGGGAGTACGAGTTGAGGCGCCGCACGGGGATGCCGCGCCGCCGCGCCTCCTCCACGATGGCCTCGGTAGACGGGCCCAGGCGCACGCCCTGGAGCAGGTCGCGCAGGTCCTCCACCATCCCCGCCGCGTCGATCTCCGCGCCCGTCATGCAGGCGCGCACGATCTTCACCGCGTCGCGCACCGCCTGCAGGCCCACGTCCTCCTCCTCGTACGCCACGATCAGCCACCACACGCCCTCGTCTCCGCTCGCGACCACGCGGCCGAACGAGACGTCGGAGCCGGCGAGCGTCTGGAGCTCGAGGGAGACGTGCTCCAGGATGTGGGGGAAGTGCGTGCCCTCCTCCAGCCGCTCCACGAAGCCGCCCTCCTCGCCGCGCGAGCAGGGGTGCTCGCGGAGCGTGGGCAGCAGCTCCAGCAGGCGGCCGGTGAAGCCGGGGATGTGGGCCGAGGTCACGTCCTCGAGCGTCCCCAGGCGCACGTCGCAGGCGATCACCGGCGCCAGGCGCCAGAAGTTGGGCCCGCGCACCGCGCGCAGGCGGCTCACGCGAAGCTCTTCGGGGTCGAGCGCGGCGGCGGCCATCGCGGCGCCGCCGCTGTTCGTCTCGGACATGGGGACGGGATCCGCTGGGTTCAGTGGGCGGGACGGCGGGCGCGGCTGGCCGCGTTCGGGTCTGGGTTGCCGCGTCCGCGGCCGCCGGCTTCGTAGCCGCCGCGGCGGCCCCGGTCGGCGCAGTCGATCCGGCGGCCGTACGTGGCGGCCGGGCGCCCGTCGCCGGGGCGGACGGACGCGCTACGGTCTGTGGATGTCGTTGCCATGGAGCACCTTGCGACGTATCTCCCGGCCGTGTCCGCGGGTCCCGCGCCGTTCGCGCGGCCGCCGCCGGGACCGCGCGGAGGAGCAGGAAGCATACCATCTCCCGCCCCAGCACGCGCTCGGGAGATACGGCGCTTACGCTACTGCGTGGGCTGCCAGACGATGGGGAAGTCCAGCCTGGCGCGCACCGGCTGGCCCGCACGCGTGGCGGGCTGGAAGCGCATCCGCTCGGCCACCTGCCGCGCCGGGTCCTCGAAGGCGCGGCTGGACGAGCTGACCACGGCGATGGAGCCCTTGTCCACCCTGCCCTCGGTGTCGATGGTGAGGCGGATGGTCACGTTGCCGCCCTGGTTGCGGTACATGGACGGGTAGCGGCGGTCCAGCAGGCGCGCCATCTCGTCGCGGTTGCGCAGGGCGGGCGGCGCGTCCAGCTCGCCCAGCGTGTACGTGGCGTTGGGGTCCACCACCGGCGGCGGCGGCAGGGGCGGCGGGGCGGCGGCCGCGGCCGAGTCGCGCACCTGGCGTACCGAATCCGTCTGCCGCCGCAGCAGCTCCGCCCGGGCGACGCTGTCGCGCCGGATCACCGTGTCTGCCGCGGCCGAGGCGATGCGGACGCTGTCCGCCACCCGCAGGCTGTCGCGGATGGCGGCGCTGTCCACCACCGCCACCGGCGCCGGAACGGGCTGCGGCTGCGGGCGGGTGAGCCAGTACGCCGCGGCGGCCGCGATGGCGAGCAGCAGCAGGAGCGGGACGATCCACGCCCGGCTCCGGCGCCGGGGAACGACGCCGACGGGGGATGCGGCTGGCTCCGCCGGATGCGTGTCCATCCCCGCGGAGTGGCGCGCCGCGGCCGACCCGGCCGACGGTGCGGGGGCGAACTCCGTGGCATCCTCCGGCGGGCGGGGGAACGAGCGGCGGTCCGGCCCCTCCACCACGGGGGCGCCCAGGGGGATGAACGGCGCTCCGGGCGGCGGCTCGGCGGCCAGGTGCAGAGCGGTGGCGTCGTCGCCGGACCGGACGGCGTCCAGCGCCTCGCGGAAGGCGGCGCCGTCGGCGAAGCGGGCGGTGGGGTTGGTGGACATCGCCCGGCGCAGCACCTCGACCAGCGCCGGGGTCACGCCCGGCACCCCCTCGGCCGCAGCGATACCGGCGTCCACCTCGTCGCCGGTGCGGCCGGGGTCGCCGCCGGTGAGCGGGCGCTCGCCGGTGAGCAGGTAGAGCGCGACGGCGCCCAGGCTGAACACGTCCGACGCGGGCGTGAGCCGCCGCTCGCCCGCCAGCTGCTCGGGCGATGCGTACGCGGGCGAGAGCGGGCCGCGCCCGGCCACGGTCACGTGCGTGAGCGTGAGGTCGTCGAACGCCACCTGCGCGATGCCGAAGTCCAGCACGCGCACCTCCACCCCGCCCTGCTCGCCCGTCTCCAGGAAGAGGTTGCCCGGCTTCACGTCGCGGTGCACCATGCCCGCGCGGTGCCCGGCGGCCAGGCCGCTCGCGGCCTGGCCCAGGATGCCGAGGGCGGTCGCCGGCGGCATCCGGCCCGCGCGCGCCATGGCGGCGGCGAGGTCCTCGCCCTCCAGCAGCTCCATCACCAGGTAGTCCAGCCCCAGCTCCTCGTCGACCCCGAAGTCGTGCACCGTCACCACGTTGGGATGGCGCAGGCGCGCGGCGGCCTGCGCCTCGCGCAGGAAGCGCTGGCGCACCCGCTCGCGCGAGTCGGCGTCGCTGGCGGGCACCATCATCACCTTCACGGCCACGGGGCGCCCCAGCCGCTCGTCGGTGGCCCGGTACACGGCGCCCATGCCGCCGCGCCCGATCACCTTCTCCACGCTGTAGCGGCCCGCTAGCGTGCGCCCGGCGAGCAGCCCTTCGATTCCAGACATTGGCCTGCGGTTGGGGAGGGACGTCCCGCGCGCCCGGCGCCCCAGCGGAGCCGCGCGTGCGATTGGTTGATAGCAGGGCGCGTACCCCCGCGTCAAACCGCGCCCCCGCCGAGGGTACGCGCCGCTGGCGGAACGGACGGGGGATGCGCATCTTCGCTGCACGTCCGCGCCGCCCCCGGCCGCGCGGAACGCCCACCCTTCCGGCCCATCCGGCCGCACCCTGCCTTCCATCCCCGACGCACTCCCCGTCCTCCGCCGGCGAGCGCCGCGCGCCGTACATCTCCCGGTCACGGTAGATGCCGGCGCGTGCGCCGGGGTGACCACGGCGATCTCCGTAGATACGGCGGATGCCGATCCAGCCTGGACGGCGATCGGGCGCCGCGGATCCCATCCTCCGCATCTCATCTCACACCTTCGACCAGACGGCAGATGCCGATCGATCCACACTATCCGATCCTCGCCGCACTGCTCGCGCTGGCATCGTGCGCGCCCCGCCCGCCGACGCCCTCGCCGACGACGGCGGACGTGGTGATCGAGGACGTGACCCTCGTGGACGTGCGCGAGGGGCGCACGCGCGAGCACCTGGACGTCGGGCTCGCGGGCCCGCGCATCGCTTACGTGCGGCGCGCGGGAGGGGCTGCCGTGCCCGCGGGAGCGCGGCGGGTGAGCGGGCGGGGGCTCTTCCTGATCCCCGGCCTGTGGGACATGCACAGCCACTCGCTGTGGTCGGCAGACGCGGTGCGGACCTTCCTGCCCGCGTACGTGGCGAACGGCGTCACCGGCATCCGCGACATGGGCGGCACGCTGGAGATGCTGCACGCTGCGCGCGATTCGATCCGGGCCGGCAGCGCGTATCCGCGCATCTACGCCGCAGGGGCCATCGTGGACGGGCCGGAGCCGGTGGACCCCAGCATCTCCCTGGCGGTGGGCGACAGCGCGGGCGGCCGCCTGGCGGTGGACTCGCTGGCGCGCGCGGGAGCCGACTTCGTGAAGGTCTACTCGCTCCTCCCGCGGGGCGCGTACTTCGCCGTGATGGACGAGGCGCGGCGGCTGGGCATCCCCGTAGCCGGGCACGTCCCCGTCGAGGTGACGCCGGACGAGGCGGCGCGCGCGGGCCAGCGCAGCATCGAGCACCTTCGCGACGAGCTGGAGCCGTTCTGCACGCCGCGCGAGCCCGCCCCGTGCGCCCCGCTGTTCGAGGTCTTCCGCCGCAACGGGACGTGGCAGGTGCCCACGCTGGTGGTGCTGCGGATGAAGGCGCTGTTCGGCGACACGGCGTACGTCACCGACCCGCGCCTGGCGTACGTGCCCGCGTCGCTGCGCGCGTCGTGGCTGCGGGAACGGCTGGGCAAGATCGCCCGCGGGCCGGACTACGCGGCGGGCAAGCGCGTGCGGTTCGCGGACGAGATGTGGCTCACCGGGCGCCTCGCGCGCGAGCGGGTGCCGCTGATGGCGGGAACGGACGCGGGCGTCGCGTTCTCGTATCCCGGCTTCAGCCTGCACGACGAGCTGGCGCTGCTGGTGGACGCCGGCCTCTCGAATGTCGAGGCGCTGCGGGCCGCCACCCTCGCCCCCGCGGAGCTCATGGGCGCTGCCGGCACGCTGGGCACGGTGGAGGCGGGCCGGGCCGCGGACCTGGTCCTCCTCCGCGCGAACCCGCTGCGCGACATCCGCGCGACGCGGCAGGTCGAGACCGTCGTCCTCCGTGGCCGCGTGATCCCCCGCGCCGGGCTGGACAGTCTCCTCGCCGCCGTCGCCCGCGACGCACGCTGACACCGCCGGGGGAGACGACGGGTGGCGGGGAAGATGGTGGGACATCGAATCCGCATCCCCGCGGGAGGGGTGAGGCGGACGTGCCGCATCCGCCGTCCGCCCGTGAGGGCGGATGCGCGCCGGCGCGATGAGCCGTGGGTGGCGCGCACCTTGCGGCCGGAAAGGACGTGCACGGCCCCGCATCTCCCGCCCCGCCCCACCCGCGCCCCCGCATAGCCATGATCCTCGAGAACCGCACCGCGCGCCGCATCGCCATCCCCACGACCGACGGGAAGGACTGCATCATCCTGCCGCCGTTCGGCCAGCGCATCCGTGACGCGAGCTACTTCGGGGGCATCGCCTACCAGCGCTGGGTGGACTACGGCCTGGCGGAGCTGTACGACCCGGCCGCGCCCGCCACGGGGAGCATGCAGAGGCGCCGCGCCATCCGCTCGGGGCTGGGCAACGCGGTGTGGCTCTCCACCTTCGCCATGGTGCTGGTGGTCGCGTTCGGCGTGCCGGCCACGCTCCTGCGCGTGTCGCTCGCGCCGTCGGACATGCACGACGCCAACCTGGGCCGCGTGGCGATGCTGGTCTTCATCGGCCTGGTGGCGGCGCTGCCCGCGCTGATGTACTTCCTGTTCGACCACCAGCAGAGCGCCACGCTGCGCACGCGCTTCTACCGCGAGGTGATCCGCCTGGACCCCAACCTCCAGACCATGGGCGACGCCGAGGCGCAGTACGGCAACCTGGTGGACGAGGTGTACGGCAGCGGCAAGCGCGGCGACAGCTGGAAGCTGACCACGGTGCCCATCCTCACCTGCACGCTGCTGCTTGCGCTGGGGTGGTGCGTGGCGCTGCTGCCCGTGCTGGACTCGCTGCGCCCCATCGCGTACACGCTGGAGAAGACGCTCCGGCCACAGCAGGGCATCCTCACCTACGCGTTCCTGGGCGTGTACTTCTTCGCGCTGAACCTGGTCTTCCGCCGGTACGTGCGCAGCGACCTGGGCCCCAAGGCGTACAGCCACATCACCACGCGCCTGATCGTGGCGGCGGTGCTCACGGCGGTGGTCGCGGCGCTCGCGCAGGTGGGCGGGCGCGAGATGAGCAGCCCCAGCGTGCTGCTCTTCGCCTTCGTGGTGGGCTTCCTGCCCGAGACGGCGCTCACGGCGTTGGAGGAGTGGCTGCAGGGCTCCAAGTGGCTGGGCAAGAAGGTCCCGTCGTTCCAGGAGACGTACCCGCTGAGCCGCCTGCAGGGCATCACCCTGTACGACCGAGCGCGGCTGGTGGAGGAAGGGATCGAGAACGTGGAGAACCTGGCGCACTGCAACCTGTACGAGCTGATGCTGCGCACCCGCATTCCCACGGCGCGGCTGGTGGACCTGGTGGACCAGTCCATCCTCCAGCTGCACCTGCGCGACCCGGCCGGGCCGGACTTCAGCGCCGACGCGCCCAACGAGCGCTCCATCGCCCTGCTGCTGGAGCACGGCATCCGCACGGCCACGGAGCTGGAGGAGGCGCACGCCGCCGCCACCGCGCGCGGCGAGGCCGAGCCGCTGCTGCGCATTCTGGGCCCGGAGCAGGGCCTGCCACGCCTGCTGTGCACCCTCAACGCGGTGCAGCGGGACGAGTGGATCACCAACCTGCGGCACTGGCGCGCCTGGCGCTCGCGGTGCTCGGAGGTCAATGGGCTGCTCGACTTCTACCCGGAGAAGGTGAAGCCCGGCCTCAGCGGCATCCGCATCTCGCCCGTCCGCGCCCCCGCCGACCGCCGCACGCACGCCTTCGAACCGCTGTAGATCAGCTCGTTCCTCATCGCACCGAACAAGTCGACCCTCTCCCGAAGCTGCCGGGAGAGGGTCGACTTGCTGGCATCCACCGTCTACCACCGTGAATCGATGGGGTGGCCGGTCGATGCGGGAGATTCGGCGGTGCGGTGGGATGTGTAGATGCGGTCGACAGCGGGTCGGACGATTACGATCCGGCGACTCTGGGATCGGACGTGCCGATGCAGGACAGCTACTTCGCCGCGGCGCGGGTGACGAGGGCGATGGCGGCTTCCAGCAGCTCGTCGCGGCCGGCGGCGAGGCCCGCGAGGGTGGGGGAGACGGGGACGGTGGGGAGGATGCCCACGCCGTGGTGGGGCGAGCGGTCGTCCTTGAGCACGCGCATGCCCGTCCACGACACCGCGTAGCCGCCGGGCAGGCGCACGGAGTTCACGTTGCCGTTGCTGCCCGCGGTGGGCTCGCCCACCAGCGCCGCGAGATGGTTGTTCTCCACCACGCCCGCGGTGGATTCCGCGTAGCTGATCGCGCGGCCGTCGATCACGAACGCGGTGGGCGCGGAGATGTACGGCGT harbors:
- a CDS encoding TonB family protein → MSGIEGLLAGRTLAGRYSVEKVIGRGGMGAVYRATDERLGRPVAVKVMMVPASDADSRERVRQRFLREAQAAARLRHPNVVTVHDFGVDEELGLDYLVMELLEGEDLAAAMARAGRMPPATALGILGQAASGLAAGHRAGMVHRDVKPGNLFLETGEQGGVEVRVLDFGIAQVAFDDLTLTHVTVAGRGPLSPAYASPEQLAGERRLTPASDVFSLGAVALYLLTGERPLTGGDPGRTGDEVDAGIAAAEGVPGVTPALVEVLRRAMSTNPTARFADGAAFREALDAVRSGDDATALHLAAEPPPGAPFIPLGAPVVEGPDRRSFPRPPEDATEFAPAPSAGSAAARHSAGMDTHPAEPAASPVGVVPRRRSRAWIVPLLLLLAIAAAAAYWLTRPQPQPVPAPVAVVDSAAIRDSLRVADSVRIASAAADTVIRRDSVARAELLRRQTDSVRQVRDSAAAAAPPPLPPPPVVDPNATYTLGELDAPPALRNRDEMARLLDRRYPSMYRNQGGNVTIRLTIDTEGRVDKGSIAVVSSSSRAFEDPARQVAERMRFQPATRAGQPVRARLDFPIVWQPTQ
- a CDS encoding amidohydrolase family protein; this encodes MPIDPHYPILAALLALASCAPRPPTPSPTTADVVIEDVTLVDVREGRTREHLDVGLAGPRIAYVRRAGGAAVPAGARRVSGRGLFLIPGLWDMHSHSLWSADAVRTFLPAYVANGVTGIRDMGGTLEMLHAARDSIRAGSAYPRIYAAGAIVDGPEPVDPSISLAVGDSAGGRLAVDSLARAGADFVKVYSLLPRGAYFAVMDEARRLGIPVAGHVPVEVTPDEAARAGQRSIEHLRDELEPFCTPREPAPCAPLFEVFRRNGTWQVPTLVVLRMKALFGDTAYVTDPRLAYVPASLRASWLRERLGKIARGPDYAAGKRVRFADEMWLTGRLARERVPLMAGTDAGVAFSYPGFSLHDELALLVDAGLSNVEALRAATLAPAELMGAAGTLGTVEAGRAADLVLLRANPLRDIRATRQVETVVLRGRVIPRAGLDSLLAAVARDAR
- a CDS encoding acetate--CoA ligase family protein; translation: MSETNSGGAAMAAAALDPEELRVSRLRAVRGPNFWRLAPVIACDVRLGTLEDVTSAHIPGFTGRLLELLPTLREHPCSRGEEGGFVERLEEGTHFPHILEHVSLELQTLAGSDVSFGRVVASGDEGVWWLIVAYEEEDVGLQAVRDAVKIVRACMTGAEIDAAGMVEDLRDLLQGVRLGPSTEAIVEEARRRGIPVRRLNSYSLVQLGLGKNLRRIQAAMSDYTSAIAVEIAQDKDDTKRVLERVGLPVPSGGVARTVDDAVALAGEVGYPVLLKPLDASHGEGISARVDDADGVRRAFAAAVAAARGAPIVVVERFAVGRDHRVLVVGGRAVACAERVPAHVVGDGTSDVRTLVVRANADPRR